A stretch of DNA from Paramormyrops kingsleyae isolate MSU_618 chromosome 15, PKINGS_0.4, whole genome shotgun sequence:
ATCCAACCCGGTGGTCTCATCGGGGGGCGCGGAGGAGCGCTCGGCCTCCCCAGTGGATCTTTGTGCGTCAATTACGGAGAAAGTGGCAACCGGACCTCGGCGGCGGAGAGCAGCGGCGGGGAGCAGAGCCAGGACGATGACAGCGACGGCAGGTGTGACATGGTGCTTATGGCAGACGGGAGGACAGCGGCGTCCGGGGCTAAATCTGACGGAGGTAAGAAAAACAAAGAGCAGAAAACGCTGCGGCTGAACATCAACGCCCGGGAGAGAAGGAGGATGCACGACCTGAACGACGCGCTGGACGAGCTCCGGGCCGTCATCCCTTATGCCCACAGCCCCTCCGTCCGGAAACTCTCCAAAATTGCCACTTTGCTACTCGCCAAAAACTACATCCTGATGCAGGCGCAGGCTCTGGACGAAATGAGAAGGCTGGTTGCTTACCTCAACCAAGGCCAGGCAATTTCTGCAGCTTCTCTGCCGGCGACTACAGCTCTCACCCCGGGCTTGGGGACTTACGAGCAGCCCACCGGGTACCCCTTCCCCGCCGGAGTCGCAGCCTCCTCCTGTCCCGACAAATGTGCCCTTTTCAACAACGTTACCTCCAGCCTCTGTAAACAGTGCACTGATAAGCCTTAAATTCAACCGAAATAGACTCGCTTAGACAAGAATgcgaaaaaaaactttctttATATGAATGAAGATTCAAAATAGACTGAAGCCGCCGTTGAAACATAAAGAACTTTAAATGACTTAAATGGGGAACACGTGCCGAAAATGAGTAAACTTTTGTATCATTCACAAAATCCATTCGCTTAAAATACATTTGGTTCGAATATTATTGATTCTGTATATAAAACATAATTTAAGTGCTGATGAGAACGAGAGTAAAAACTAAACAGAAGTATACGCTTTGGTGAAAGAGTTAAAGGTCTAAATCTTGTATTATATGGGTGATGCGGATCCTAGTATTTTTTGACCTGATAACATGCAGTTCTTTACCTTTAATCCACTTGAATATTTGCTGATGTTATACAGGACTGCGAACCCGTTGTTTGATTGCATTTGTTCTCATTTGAAAATGAATATAACATCTTCTCAGCGGTACTGATTTATGAAACCTGTAACATCGCAGGCTAGCCTGTCTGGAGGTGAAGATGGATTTAAATGTGGTCGCGTGCATCCGCTTGTGAAGAAATCGTTTGTTTGAAGGTTTTGCCGGCTAACAAGCGTGCTTAATAACTCAAAAACTGCATAGTTTCCACgttgaaaaactgaaataattttCATTCCACAGCAATTCAAAGGCGTGCTTTTTATTCACTTTTgatagttattttccatctatGAATTCGGTGTTGTATAAGCCAATTATTTTGACTGCATGGTACATTTGAATCTTTCTGCATCGACACGGTCGCTGTATAAAATACGATGCTTACCCGTACAGTATGACTGGAAAGTTGAATTAGATGGATCAAGCTCATTGTCAGGTCAAGATATGAAGTATTGTAGATACAGTAGTCAACATATGACAGCTGAGGGCCTTGTGTATGTGTTGATATGTTGGAAagctttattaaaatattttgaacAAAACATACTTTCGTGTGTTCGTCTGTTGCTCACTCGCTCAGCTGTGGGAGATTTGCAGCACGTTAAATACTAGGCTACAGGCCTGATTCAGATTTGCTTAGAAACGGTTCAAACGGATTTATTTcaatgatttatttgattttagcTTCCGAGCTGGTTGTAGTTTAAGAGCAGATAGTGGATAGTGTTTTATATGGAAAGTGGCTCGAACTTTTTTTCTCTTCTCCCTGTAAACGTTGAGGGCTCGCATCTGTGACAGTGTCTGGTCGTTTTTTCGGTATTACTATCCAGAGCGCTTGTTGATCTCAGGGCTTCACCGTGTGTCATGGTTCATGATAAACACAAAAAGGAAAAGAATAATGAGATGGTCGTTTTCTGCTCCTTCGGGAGCTGTAACTTTTCATGCAACCTAACGGCCTTGGGAAGCGACGCCCGGCGTGGTTCTCCAGAGCCCAGGGCTAAGAGAAAACGTCTTCCCGCATTACATGGCGAAGCTGGCGTGCCCCTAATTATGATTATTAAAACAATTTCCATGACGGTGTTTAATAATATGTTAATTTGAAAACAACTGTGTATGAAAACTGTCGACTATAATACCTACATTCGTTTAATGAAACACATCATTAAGGCAATTAAACCTCCTGGATATGATTAAGGAACATAATTACGACACTGTTCATTGGTATAATTGGGTGTCTTTAATCACCGGGCACGGTGATCAGCAACGCTGACATTAGTTTGTTTTGTTCTGTCTCTGCTGTCCATCAAGATGATTAGAAATGAACCGGGGGGTCGTTTTAAAAATGGCGGTGGCACTATATACCGTGGGGTCACTGTCTTATACTTGGCTAAAGCAAGTGTAAACAGTCATACAGCTCAGGCACAATGGTGAATTATATTAATTGACGGGAATAACTATTAACATGGAACCGCACACCCGTGATATTCCTAATCCAGGCTGTAAAACATATTTATACAAATACCCAGGCTACATTTATCAGTATGTCCTAACTACGTACGTTACCATGTTCagatatctttttttttttttttggggggggggggggggggcatagaaGACTATATTATTCTTAACCTTTTTAGCAACCAAAGTGTCTGAATTTGGGTATCATTCTCCACTAGAATATAAAAGATAATTCAAGTAGAATAATATCGCTTTTCCAATGTCAATGCCATTACAGAAATTGTAAATTAACGAAAACTTATATTGTCGAGTATTTATTTGTAACTCAAAAGTATAATTGGCACAATGCAATGTGTgtattttgtatgtattttctCGACGTAGCCAGAGAGATCGGCACGTTTTAATGATTTATTGATTCAAACTAGCAAAAGTTTCATAAATACATCATTGGGAATATATCTAGGCCTAGGCCTATATATTAACACTAGGCTACTAAgattacaattaaaaaaaaaattaaaatcagcttttaaatataa
This window harbors:
- the bhlhe22 gene encoding class E basic helix-loop-helix protein 22; its protein translation is MDRRMSLNGAGDIFHKTLSAVSNKKMESFRSSASVDLPSRDRQSPTNCFEQNEPDPIQPGGLIGGRGGALGLPSGSLCVNYGESGNRTSAAESSGGEQSQDDDSDGRCDMVLMADGRTAASGAKSDGGKKNKEQKTLRLNINARERRRMHDLNDALDELRAVIPYAHSPSVRKLSKIATLLLAKNYILMQAQALDEMRRLVAYLNQGQAISAASLPATTALTPGLGTYEQPTGYPFPAGVAASSCPDKCALFNNVTSSLCKQCTDKP